Proteins from one Panthera leo isolate Ple1 chromosome D1, P.leo_Ple1_pat1.1, whole genome shotgun sequence genomic window:
- the MRPL23 gene encoding 39S ribosomal protein L23, mitochondrial isoform X1, with protein MMTWSPAALRYPLYQLGNPQLRVFRTNFFIRLVRPGTAQPEDTVQFRIPMEMTRVDVRNYLERIYNVPVAAVRTRVQHGSNRKRDYRNVRMKKPDYKVAYVQLIRRPPCILLRPSGSRRCCPGASPPAPPIRGAAPGRTDRPSRSPICFPRKSRALTAALATKTSRTGSWMSSGGGRAGTRGVVVSPAGSACDGPNKVLRVE; from the exons ATGATGACTTGGTCACCGGCAGCTCTCAG GTACCCTCTGTACCAGCTGGGCAACCCCCAGCTCCGTGTCTTCCGAACAAACTTCTTCATTCGGCTGGTGCGGCCCGGCACGGCCCAGCCCGAGGACACCGTGCAGTTCCGGATCCCCATGGA GATGACCAGGGTGGACGTCAGGAATTACCTCGAGCGCATCTACAACGTGCCCGTGGCCGCCGTGCGGACGAGGGTGCAGCACG GTTCCAACAGGAAGAGGGATTACAGAAACGTCAGGATGAAGAAACCAGACTACAAGGTGGCCTATGTGCAGCTG ATACGGAGGCCGCCCTGCATCCTTCTTCGCCCGTCTGGAAGCAGACGGTGCTGCCCTGGCGCGTCCCCTCCCGCGCCCCCGATCCGGGGAGCTGCTCCGGG GCGCACGGACAGACCTTCACGTTCCCCGATCTGTTTCCCGAGAAAAAGCAGAGCCCTGACGGCAGCCCTAGCGACGAAGACATCCAGGACAGGCTCCTGGATGAGCAGCGGCGGAGGCAGAGCCGGGACCCGCGGCGTGGTGGTGTCCCCGGCTGGTTCGGCCTGTGACGGCCCCAATAAAGTCCTGCGTGTGGAGTAA
- the MRPL23 gene encoding 39S ribosomal protein L23, mitochondrial isoform X3 produces MMTWSPAALRYPLYQLGNPQLRVFRTNFFIRLVRPGTAQPEDTVQFRIPMEMTRVDVRNYLERIYNVPVAAVRTRVQHGSNRKRDYRNVRMKKPDYKVAYVQLAHGQTFTFPDLFPEKKQSPDGSPSDEDIQDRLLDEQRRRQSRDPRRGGVPGWFGL; encoded by the exons ATGATGACTTGGTCACCGGCAGCTCTCAG GTACCCTCTGTACCAGCTGGGCAACCCCCAGCTCCGTGTCTTCCGAACAAACTTCTTCATTCGGCTGGTGCGGCCCGGCACGGCCCAGCCCGAGGACACCGTGCAGTTCCGGATCCCCATGGA GATGACCAGGGTGGACGTCAGGAATTACCTCGAGCGCATCTACAACGTGCCCGTGGCCGCCGTGCGGACGAGGGTGCAGCACG GTTCCAACAGGAAGAGGGATTACAGAAACGTCAGGATGAAGAAACCAGACTACAAGGTGGCCTATGTGCAGCTG GCGCACGGACAGACCTTCACGTTCCCCGATCTGTTTCCCGAGAAAAAGCAGAGCCCTGACGGCAGCCCTAGCGACGAAGACATCCAGGACAGGCTCCTGGATGAGCAGCGGCGGAGGCAGAGCCGGGACCCGCGGCGTGGTGGTGTCCCCGGCTGGTTCGGCCTGTGA
- the MRPL23 gene encoding 39S ribosomal protein L23, mitochondrial isoform X2, whose protein sequence is MARNVLYPLYQLGNPQLRVFRTNFFIRLVRPGTAQPEDTVQFRIPMEMTRVDVRNYLERIYNVPVAAVRTRVQHGSNRKRDYRNVRMKKPDYKVAYVQLIRRPPCILLRPSGSRRCCPGASPPAPPIRGAAPGRTDRPSRSPICFPRKSRALTAALATKTSRTGSWMSSGGGRAGTRGVVVSPAGSACDGPNKVLRVE, encoded by the exons ATGGCGCGGAATGTGCT GTACCCTCTGTACCAGCTGGGCAACCCCCAGCTCCGTGTCTTCCGAACAAACTTCTTCATTCGGCTGGTGCGGCCCGGCACGGCCCAGCCCGAGGACACCGTGCAGTTCCGGATCCCCATGGA GATGACCAGGGTGGACGTCAGGAATTACCTCGAGCGCATCTACAACGTGCCCGTGGCCGCCGTGCGGACGAGGGTGCAGCACG GTTCCAACAGGAAGAGGGATTACAGAAACGTCAGGATGAAGAAACCAGACTACAAGGTGGCCTATGTGCAGCTG ATACGGAGGCCGCCCTGCATCCTTCTTCGCCCGTCTGGAAGCAGACGGTGCTGCCCTGGCGCGTCCCCTCCCGCGCCCCCGATCCGGGGAGCTGCTCCGGG GCGCACGGACAGACCTTCACGTTCCCCGATCTGTTTCCCGAGAAAAAGCAGAGCCCTGACGGCAGCCCTAGCGACGAAGACATCCAGGACAGGCTCCTGGATGAGCAGCGGCGGAGGCAGAGCCGGGACCCGCGGCGTGGTGGTGTCCCCGGCTGGTTCGGCCTGTGACGGCCCCAATAAAGTCCTGCGTGTGGAGTAA
- the MRPL23 gene encoding 39S ribosomal protein L23, mitochondrial isoform X4, with amino-acid sequence MARNVLYPLYQLGNPQLRVFRTNFFIRLVRPGTAQPEDTVQFRIPMEMTRVDVRNYLERIYNVPVAAVRTRVQHGSNRKRDYRNVRMKKPDYKVAYVQLAHGQTFTFPDLFPEKKQSPDGSPSDEDIQDRLLDEQRRRQSRDPRRGGVPGWFGL; translated from the exons ATGGCGCGGAATGTGCT GTACCCTCTGTACCAGCTGGGCAACCCCCAGCTCCGTGTCTTCCGAACAAACTTCTTCATTCGGCTGGTGCGGCCCGGCACGGCCCAGCCCGAGGACACCGTGCAGTTCCGGATCCCCATGGA GATGACCAGGGTGGACGTCAGGAATTACCTCGAGCGCATCTACAACGTGCCCGTGGCCGCCGTGCGGACGAGGGTGCAGCACG GTTCCAACAGGAAGAGGGATTACAGAAACGTCAGGATGAAGAAACCAGACTACAAGGTGGCCTATGTGCAGCTG GCGCACGGACAGACCTTCACGTTCCCCGATCTGTTTCCCGAGAAAAAGCAGAGCCCTGACGGCAGCCCTAGCGACGAAGACATCCAGGACAGGCTCCTGGATGAGCAGCGGCGGAGGCAGAGCCGGGACCCGCGGCGTGGTGGTGTCCCCGGCTGGTTCGGCCTGTGA